A single Cannabis sativa cultivar Pink pepper isolate KNU-18-1 chromosome 7, ASM2916894v1, whole genome shotgun sequence DNA region contains:
- the LOC115697441 gene encoding GTP-binding protein ERG, whose product MLRMKTLRALRTLTVLSPKYQNVSLRFYAAQPQKDDPTHNTNFSDTENGADSVFDSSHFTVPSLGSDAKAQPTWDKKYRARADQVIFGEEPHKKGKLKIEEEEEEKRRRVLAKALLEAALEKADEDDDQDLIVKEEDQKSLSVGIVGAPNAGKSSLTNYMVGTKVAAVSRKTHTTTHEVLGVLTKGDTQICFFDTPGLTLTNNGQLHKDLKVRVESAWSSIQLYDVVIVIFDVQRHLTRPDGRVIGLIKHMGAKSHPTQKRVLCMNKVDLVEKKKDLLKVAEQFKDLPGFERHFMISGLKGSGVKDLSQYLMEQALKRPWDEDPFVMSEEVMKNISLEVVRERLLDHIHQEIPYGIEHRLMDWKELRNGSLRIEQHLITNKLSQRKILVGKNGSKIGRIGIEANEELRSIFKREVHLILQVRLK is encoded by the exons ATGCTGAGAATGAAAACTTTGAGAGCTTTAAGAACACTCACAGTCCTTTCCCCGAAATACCAAAACGTTTCCCTTAGATTCTACGCTGCCCAACCTCAAAAGGACGACCCCACTCACAACACCAACTTTTCCGACACTGAAAATGGCGCAGACTCAGTTTTCGACAGTAGTCATTTTACAGTACCGAGCTTGGGTTCAGATGCTAAGGCTCAACCCACATGGGACAAAAAATACAGGGCGAGAGCCGACCAAGTGATATTTGGGGAAGAACCCCACAAAAAAGGGAAGCTGAAAAttgaggaggaggaggaagagaAAAGACGAAGAGTGCTTGCCAAAGCCCTGCTCGAGGCGGCTTTGGAGAAGGCAGATGAGGATGATGACCAGGATTTGATAGTGAAAGAGGAGGATCAGAAGTCCTTGTCGGTTGGGATAGTTGGTGCCCCTAATGCTGGCAAATCTTCTCTCACTAATTACATG GTTGGAACAAAGGTTGCAGCTGTTTCCCGCAAGACACACACCACCACTCATGAGGTGTTGGGAGTTCTAACTAAAGGAGATACCCAAATT TGCTTCTTTGATACCCCAGGGCTTACGCTAACGAACAACGGACAATTACACAAAGATTTAAAGGTCCGTGTAGAAAGTGCTTGGAGCTCAATTCAATTATATGATGTAGTCATCGTTATCTTTGATGTTCAACGACATCTAACCAG GCCTGATGGAAGAGTCATAGGACTCATTAAACATATGGGAGCAAAATCACATCCAACACAAAAgcgggttttatgtatgaataagGTTGACTTAGTGGAGAAAAAGAAAGACTTGTTGAAAGTTGCTGAGCAATTCAAGGATCTACCGGGTTTTGAGAG GCATTTCATGATATCAGGTCTCAAAGGTTCAGGAGTTAAAGATCTTAGTCAATATTTGATGGAACAGGCAT TAAAAAGGCCTTGGGATGAAGATCCATTCGTAATGAGTGAGGAAGTTATGAAGAACATTTCATTGGAAGTAGTTCGCGAGAGATTATTGGATCACATACATCAG GAAATTCCTTATGGTATTGAACATCGTTTAATGGACTGGAAGGAGTTGCGAAATGGCTCTCTTAGGATTGAACAGCATTTAATCACAAACAAGTTAAGCCAGCGCAAAATTCTTGTGGGAAAGAATGGCTCTAAAATAGG GAGAATTGGCATTGAAGCTAATGAAGAGTTAAGATCCATCTTCAAAAGGGAAGTGCACCTCATTCTCCAGGTTAGACTTAAATGA